One genomic segment of Plasmodium vivax chromosome 9, whole genome shotgun sequence includes these proteins:
- a CDS encoding hypothetical protein, conserved (encoded by transcript PVX_091165A) produces MEEDEKGGMWWENMYNNCAKKINQAGSKTVSLPASEEKPEGKKNENIKYSIFVKKSDTSINSGGDKCVSPNGDDHPSTRESAFEKEKKTEGGGNNPNGGETDGQIKPSGADPNWKVKTGNALISKVAIISKVTNRSKKKKKKKWKKRNEWGKCSAKWKAPAGCTSAQG; encoded by the coding sequence ATGGAGGAAGACGAGAAGGGAGGCATGTGGTGGGAAAACATGTACAACAATTGCGCCAAGAAGATAAATCAGGCCGGCAGTAAGACGGTCTCCCTCCCCGCGAGCGAAGAAAAAccggaagggaaaaaaaatgaaaatataaaatactccatttttgttaaaaagagCGACACGTCCATAAATTCAGGAGGGGACAAGTGCGTGTCGCCCAACGGGGATGACCATCCGTCTACCCGTGAGAGCGCTTttgagaaggagaagaagacggaggggggaggaaataaTCCCAATGGAGGCGAAACAGACGGTCAGATAAAACCCAGCGGGGCTGACCCCAACTGGAAAGTAAAAACCGGCAACGCGCTAATCAGTAAGGTGGCGATAATCAGCAAGGTGACGAATAGGtccaaaaagaagaagaagaagaaatggaagaagcgaaatgaGTGGGGGAAGTGCAGTGCGAAGTGGAAGGCCCCCGCGGGGTGCACCTCCGCACAGGGGTGA
- a CDS encoding asparagine-rich antigen, putative (encoded by transcript PVX_091170A) produces MSTVMEESKMEIEANEANKENECEGKAIEGSNEGNTNDETCVNSGSNENSNGNGESGENGEGGENGEGGEGGQKSGDNEKGNENESKAENEENKSSNRWADMCEDYDAPLVDTYNDDNDMKHKTTDSNFNDMNSSMKQNYFMSNKNDMSNFAPSYEVYIRNLHLEITKEEVYNLFEGYRIRRVNILNKKGKTAAAYVEFDNAEDMNRSLELNGRMIYSGNNTFEHGAISVIINKDKMKNFHTNQKQNKYNKKIIGRNNNSFANLRQGNNNMSNLMSNYNAGGNSNLGGGNLGSGNLGSGNLGSGNLGSGNNMNSSNNSPFGMNNNMYYNDSNKNLKMDMKGNPMNSSNNMNTSFNNYTHMKLNYMNNSNSSGAGGMHMNQGSNSNTHLLNDKMNSSAGFAFKSMNNYPNSSNNNHGGKNINLNSEGNANTSTLPEQRKKLVLKKRSVPLDQKTYVINPNIFGEAKPVDTNPDKILGDNVTKEKELNATTNNAGEEGDKKQEGQEDDDAQQKRSIGMNNENDGNSMNDPNSSSGGNKNVFNYKKNMNNAGRNFNYNSNFQSNNNSSGGNTPGGKYSNTKKIFMMNKNNNPSNNPNSGMKKNLNSFDNNLSGGKSMGNSGLNSPRSPNASNLGPDSNNSTGNMKRMNMGSKNYKNADLNNSANSNPFSSNVKNMNADDNKKGLNLRGMHGHHNAFENKMFGGANADGDGAANNASGGGNPSGHDSKDMFANFRSGNLKMEKKSSESPFSSGKQKELNVLKKDDKANIKNIIMKNMKREDGDVGGVSGVSGVSGVSGVSGVSGVSGVSGGGYKHNSGNSPLFRNNDSGGLNFRMNKAGGSTGASKMNSDNDGGKDHMMSYKKMNDASFKKGEEPFENMNRGPNRNINRNNSSYGNATSSQGASAGASASNSRSGGATTGGAAAADSYTAGGGDNSYNYNIENLYDSSLKYVKNANNSSKAKKITAVKTVKVIATEKKNDDDDDSEELKDKSGKDDPNNDGAGDDHNAGSGTGSGNNNNSGSGGHGKGFDKSGREDKYHDEKKLGNNYDDSARSNDNYTYETDSSENCKDITTTNLKSTLLHTKTKKRVKKKAVEEGDQNNGNNPNEENAQNGQGGATGTSKGQKIDILMKPNLKKGENIWEARTHLLVEQKENSLKNDKASHDGSRRSRSPSNKVSRGSSRRRDGSKRRDSSSRRRDSSSRRRDSSSRRRDSSSRRRDSSSRRDRHGRRYERREDRRDDHREDRRKDDRDDRRDDRRKDDRDDHRDDHRDDRRDDHRKEDRKDSISSNGEKREDDKKEEEKEEDSYDYRKKSRNYDKYSSRGNHYDRKRNGKYGAPDKKGYDVKSYASDDKRRHGDSYDRGSYKDGYDRGSYKDGYDRGSYKDGYDRGSYKDGYERGSYKDGYERGSYKDGYDRGSYKDGYEKGNYKDGYDRGSYKDSYDRGSYKDGYDRGSYRNSHDRISYKDSYDRSSNYVEYDKMDNKYYSNNYNSMKHKNYKHHHNGHGKMSNYSYQNNFKSGHYYKYPAKGGQGTYYSNSKNVSKASEKEKTEAKAEIQAIPKKAIVTTVKTNNVSIKKNRYECLDDGDESDK; encoded by the exons ATGAGCACAGTCATggaggaaagcaaaatggaaatcgAGGCGAACGAGGcgaataaagaaaatgagtGCGAGGGAAAGGCGATCGAAGGGTCGAACGAGGGAAACACCAACGACGAAACGTGCGTCAACAGTGGCAGCAATGAGAACAGCAACGGAAACGGTGAAAGCGGCGAAAACGGTGAAGGCGGCGAAAACGGCGAAGGTGGCGAAGGCGGCCAAAAAAGCGGCGACAACGAGAAGGGCAACGAAAACGAAAGCAAGGccgaaaatgaggagaacaAAAGCAGCAACCGCTGGGCGGATATGTGCGAGGACTACGACGCTCCCTTAG ttGACACGTACAACGACGACAACGACATGAAGCACAAAACGACGGATAGCAACTTTAACGACATGAATAGCAGCATGAagcaaaattatttcatGTCAAACAAAAATG ACATGAGCAACTTCGCGCCGAGCTACGAAGTGTACATCCGGAACCTGCACCTGGAGATAACGAAGGAGGAAGTGTACAACTTGTTCGAGGGGTACCGCATCAGGAGggtgaacattttaaataaaaagggcaaaacGGCGGCAGCGTATGTCGAGTTTGACAATGCGGAGGACATGAACAGGTCGCTGGAGCTCAATGGGAGGATGATTTACTCGGGAAACAACACATTCGAGCATGGAGCCATATCGGTCATAATAAATaaggacaaaatgaaaaacttccACACCAATCAGAAGCAAAataagtataataaaaaaattatcggCAGGAATAATAACAGCTTTGCAAACCTGCGACAGGGAAATAACAATATGAGCAACTTGATGAGCAACTACAACGCGGGAGGGAATAGCAACCTGGGTGGCGGCAACCTTGGTAGTGGCAACCTCGGCAGTGGCAACCTCGGCAGTGGCAACCTCGGCAGCGGCAACAACATGAACAGTAGTAACAATAGCCCCTTCGGAATGAATAACAATATGTACTACAATGACAGcaacaaaaatttgaagatggACATGAAGGGGAACCCGATGAATAGCAGCAACAACATGAATACAAGTTTTAATAACTACACACACATGAAGTTAAATTATATGAACAATAGCAACAGCAGTGGTGCAGGTGGCATGCACATGAACCAAGGAAGCAACAGTAATACCCACCTACTGAATGACAAAATGAATAGCAGTGCTGGGTTTGCCTTTAAAAGTATGAACAACTACCCCAACAGTAGCAACAACAAtcatggggggaaaaatatcaACCTGAACAGTGAAGGCAATGCCAATACGTCTACCTTACCAGAACAGAGGAAAAAGCTAGTCCTGAAGAAACGCTCCGTGCCCTTGGATCAAAAGACGTATGTTATCAACCCGAACATCTTTGGAGAGGCCAAACCGGTTGATACCAACCCGGACAAAATTCTAGGCGATAACGTTACGAAGGAGAAAGAATTAAATGCTACTACGAATAACGCTGGCGAAGAGGGGGATAAGAAGCAGGAAGGACAGGAAGATGACGACGCGCAGCAGAAGAGGTCCATCGGGATGAACAATGAAAATGATGGGAACAGCATGAACGACCCGAACAGTAGCAGCGgcggaaataaaaacgtgtttaattacaaaaagaaCATGAACAATGCAGGCAGAAATTTTAACTATAATAGCAACTTCCAAAGCAACAACAATAGCAGTGGCGGTAACAccccgggggggaaataCTCCAATACTAAGAAGATCTTCATGATGAATAAGAATAATAACCCCAGTAATAACCCCAACAGtgggatgaagaaaaatttaaacagcTTTGATAATAACCTGAGCGGGGGCAAGAGCATGGGAAATAGCGGCTTGAACAGCCCGCGCAGCCCCAATGCGAGCAACCTCGGCCCGGACTCGAACAACAGCACGGGGAACATGAAGAGGATGAACATGGGCAGCAAAAACTACAAAAATGCAGACTTGAATAATAGTGCAAACTCCAACCCATTCAGCAGCAATGTAAAGAACATGAACGCGGATGACAACAAGAAGGGGTTGAACCTCAGAGGAATGCATGGTCACCATAACGCCttcgaaaataaaatgttcgGAGGGGCGAACGCAGATGGGGATGGGGCGGCGAATAATGcctctggggggggaaaccctTCTGGGCATGACTCGAAGGACATGTTTGCGAACTTCCGAAGCGGGAAcctaaaaatggagaagaaaagCAGCGAGTCGCCCTTTTCCAGTGGGAAGCAGAAGGAACTGAACGTCCTCAAGAAGGACGACAAGGCGAACATCAAGAATATCATCATGAAGAATATGAAGCGGGAGGATGGCGACGTcggcggtgttagcggtgttagcggtgttagcggcgttagcggtgttagcggtgttagcggcgttagcggcgttagcggcggAGGGTACAAACACAACAGCGGGAACAGCCCCCTCTTTCGCAACAACGATTCTGGGGGACTCAACTTCAGGATGAACAAAGCAGGCGGGTCTACTGGTGCCTCCAAAATGAACTCGGACAATGACGGAGGTAAGGACCACATGATGAGTTACAAAAAGATGAATGATGCCAGTTTTAAGAAAGGAGAAGAGCCATTTGAGAATATGAACCGAGGCCCCAACAGGAACATCAACAGGAATAACAGCTCCTATGGAAATGCCACTTCTTCCCAAGGAGCGAGCGCGGGGGCATCTGCCAGTAACAGTCGATCTGGCGGAGCCACCACCGGAGGAGCGGCAGCAGCAGATAGCTAcaccgcaggggggggagacaaCTCCTACAATTACAACATTGAAAATTTGTATGACAGCTCGTTGAAGTATGTAAAGAATGCCAATAACTCCAGTAAGGCGAAAAAGATCACCGCGGTGAAAACGGTGAAGGTTATCGCGAcggagaagaagaacgatgatgacgatgacTCGGAGGAGCTGAAAGATAAGAGTGGAAAGGATGACCCGAATAATGACGGAGCGGGGGATGACCACAACGCGGGTAGCGGTACGGGTAGCGGaaacaacaacaacagtGGTAGTGGTGGCCATGGAAAGGGATTTGACAAAAGCGGAAGGGAAGATAAGTACCATGATGAGAAGAAGCTAGGGAACAATTATGACGACTCGGCCAGAAGCAATGATAACTACACGTACGAAACGGATAGCTCCGAAAATTGCAAAGATATTACAACGACCAATTTGAAGTCCACCCTGCTGCATACCAAGACGAAAAAGAGagttaaaaagaaagcggTTGAGGAAGGCGATCAGAACAACGGAAATAACCCTAATGAGGAGAATGCACAGAATGGCCAAGGAGGAGCTACAGGAACTAGCAAGGGACAGAAAATCGACATTTTGATGAAacccaatttgaagaagggggaaaatatttGGGAAGCGAGAACCCATCTGCTGGtggagcagaaggagaacAGCCTGAAAAATGACAAAGCGTCGCACGACGGCTCCAGGAGGAGTCGCTCCCCCTCGAACAAGGTCAGTCGTGGTAGTAGTCGCCGCAGGGATGGAAGCAAGCGAAGGGatagcagcagcaggaggagagACAGCAGCAGTAGGAGGCGAgacagcagcagcaggaggagagacagtagcagcaggaggagagACAGTAGCAGCAGGAGGGACCGACACGGACGCAGGTATGAGAGGCGAGAGGACCGCCGGGATGACCACCGAGAAGATCGCCGAAAGGATGACCGGGATGATCGTCGGGATGACCGCCGAAAGGATGACCGGGACGACCATCGAGATGACCACCGAGATGACCGCCGAGACGACCACCGAAAGGAAGACCGAAAAGACAGCATCAGCAGcaacggggaaaaaagggaagacgataaaaaggaggaagaaaaggaggaggactcCTACGACTACAGAAAGAAAAGCAGGAATTATGACAAGTATAGCAGCCGAGGCAACCACTATGATAGGAAGCGAAACGGCAAGTACGGCGCGCCGGACAAAAAGGGGTACGACGTTAAGAGCTACGCCTCGGACGACAAGAGGAGGCACGGCGACTCGTACGACAGGGGGAGCTACAAGGACGGGTACGACCGAGGCAGCTACAAGGACGGGTACGACCGAGGCAGCTACAAGGACGGGTACGACCGAGGCAGCTACAAGGACGGCTACGAGAGGGGCAGCTACAAGGACGGTTACGAGAGGGGTAGCTACAAAGATGGGTACGATCGAGGCAGCTATAAGGACGGCTACGAAAAGGGAAACTACAAAGATGGGTACGACCGAGGCAGCTACAAGGACAGTTACGATAGGGGAAGCTACAAGGACGGCTACGACCGAGGCAGCTACCGAAACTCGCACGACCGCATAAGCTACAAAGACAGCTACGACCGAAGCAGCAACTACGTGGAATATGATAAAATGGACAACAAATATTACTCAAATAATTACAACTCCATGAAGCATAAAAACTACAAGCACCATCACAATGGTCATGGCAAAATGAGCAACTACAGTTACCAAAATAACTTTAAGTCCGGTCATTACTATAAGTACCCTGCGAAGGGGGGCCAAGGGACCTACTACAGCAATAGCAAGAACGTCAGCAAGGCTAgtgagaaggagaagacgGAGGCCAAGGCTGAGATACAGGCCATCCCGAAGAAGGCCATCGTCACCACTGTTAAGACCAACAACGTTTCGATTAAGAAGAACCGTTACGAGTGTTTGGACGATGGCGACGAGAGCGACAAGTGA
- a CDS encoding U5 snRNP-associated 102 kDa protein, putative (encoded by transcript PVX_091160A), producing the protein MRSNRNGMYAFNPVKAEPFGKAPVGYIPGKGRGVTGFSGGVSRDDTTDEKDKNDYSDFNYDEFHGYSESLFKDAEYDEDDKEADAIYENIDARMDVRRKSRREIKLKEEIQKMRAQKPTIQEQFSDLKKGLASVTAEEWESIPTVMNFSRQKQKKVPKNYLPTPDSLIMSRLNDANMHLNYAGASSNGLKTPLGLRTPLIGMRAPLGTQTPLGTQTPLGMQTPLGRQTPLGIQTPLGLRTPLGASTPIGLGMQTPFMKGGGFGLETPFLSRHLLTAKGRNASSSTYSGMNTPFTLSGYNTPLSASTVGGYNTPMMNASNKLSLNDVGEARGTVLSVKLDELIDSVEGQTVIDPKGYLTNLNAKSLVNDADIADINKARSLLKSVISTNPKHGPGWIAAARVEELAQRKDKAKEIITKGCIECSKNEDVWLEAVRLEDKLSEVKIILTKAIKEIPTSVKLWLEAYRKENHIDDKRKVLRKAIECIPNSVRLWKEAISLESENNAYILLKRAVECIPQCIEMWIALARLCPYSEAQKVLNEARKKIPTSAEIWINASKLEEKQGNNNMVDIIIKRCIENLSSKNVVFERDKWLKFAEESEKSQFPLTCESIIRNTMNIGVETLNKKRIYKQDAENCIKNKSIHTARAIYNEALKIFKTKKSLWLALANLELAYGSKESVEQVLQRAVKSCPHSSVLWLMYAKQKWLNNEIDKAREILAESFMHNQNTEVISLAAIKLERENNEFDRARFLLKKSRVQCNTPKIWMQSIQLERLLRNYKDAKELAREALKIHKRFDKLYMIAGQIELEMMRAEVDSLGGGGLIHENGVDTASCAPTSFSSNHSRSGSNARSVQEGGSPEGKQHQPQAKQPQEKQPQEKQPQEKLPQTKQPQREPPHGSSTANPSDHYSSAQKIYDEGLRHCPASINLWLCAIDLQIEKKNYTSARALVEKAKIKIKSIHAANSNSHVLKNKEIIESNEFAYEEEFNRNGDEDAKGAANVNNLAGAKNDLGKNTSIGAPINASIRVIENYDLLWIKLIEIESHCNRNNVSPVISEALKECPSSGILWSKAIEFENKNLQNSKSVTAFNNCGNNAYVILTVAKLFWQHFKTQKARKWFYRVISLNPHFGDGWATFLAFEIDQQNEVNQKDIINKCTKAEPNRGYMWNKITKRVENWRLKYPQKLYKYIKELFPEVLKKKISEQIWHIISDENVGLPISPSNPAVEVEEVEEAVEAVEAVEAVEAVEAVEAVEAGGTEQTDDKTHSAKRGKAKSAERKTNKRKGTNEEGEEPEKADRRKRKK; encoded by the exons ATGAGAAGCAACCGGAACGGGATGTACGCGTTTAACCCGGTGAAGGCGGAGCCCTTCGGAAAGGCGCCAGTGGGGTACATCCCCGGGAAGGGGAGAGGAGTGACGGGGTTCTCAGGAGGTGTCAGTAGAGATGATACGACGGacgaaaaagacaaaaacgACTACTCGGATTTTAACTATGACGAATTCCATGGGTACTCAGAATCGCTTTTTAAAGATGCAGAATATGATGAGGATGATAAAGAGGCAGATGCAATTTATGAAAACATAGATGCACGTATGGATGTGAGGAGAAAAAGTAGGAGGGAAATAAAactgaaggaagaaatacaaaaaatgagAGCTCAAAAACCGACCATACAAGAACAGTTTAGcgatttgaaaaaaggaTTAGCAAGTGTAACTGCTGAGGAATGGGAATCCATCCCAACTGTTATGAATTTCTCTAGACAGAAACAGAAGAAGGTCCCAAAGAATTACCTTCCCACTCCGGATAGTCTCATCATGAGCAGACTGAACGATGCCAATATGCATCTGAATTATGCCGGCGCATCTTCCAATGGGTTGAAAACACCCCTAGGGTTAAGAACTCCACTCATTGGAATGAGAGCCCCCTTGGGAACGCAAACTCCATTGGGCACACAAACCCCCCTGGGAATGCAAACTCCCCTGGGGAGGCAAACCCCACTGGGGATACAAACCCCGTTAGGGTTACGAACCCCATTAGGTGCGAGTACCCCCATAGGGTTAGGGATGCAGACTCCGTTCATGAAAGGGGGGGGATTTGGCCTAGAGACGCCCTTTCTGAGTAGGCACCTACTAACGGCGAAGGGGAGAAATGCGTCTTCCTCTACGTATAGCGGAATGAACACGCCTTTTACCCTGTCCGGGTACAACACCCCCCTGAGTGCATCCACCGTTGGGGGATATAACACCCCAATGATGAATGCATCAAACAAGCTTTCCCTTAACGATGTTGGGGAGGCGAGAGGCACAGTATTGTCGGTCAAGCTAGACGAACTGATTGACAGTGTGGAAGGGCAGACGGTCATAGACCCCAAGGGGTACCTTACGAATTTAAATGCGAAAAGTTTAGTAAATGACGCTGATATAGCGGATATTAACAAAGCGAGGTCGCTACTCAAATCGGTGATCAGTACCAACCCGAAGCATGGGCCCGGATGGATTGCAGCTGCTAGGGTGGAAGAATTGGCACAGCGGAAAGACAAAGCTAAGGAGATCATCACCAAGGGATGTATAGAAtgttcaaaaaatgaagatgtcTGGTTGGAGGCAGTACGATTGGAAGACAAGCTAAGTGAAGTTAAAATCATTTTAACGAAAGCGATTAAGGAAATACCCACGTCGGTTAAGCTCTGGTTGGAAGCCTACAGAAAGGAAAACCACATCGACGATAAGAGGAAGGTCCTCAGGAAAGCCATCGAGTGTATCCCCAATTCGGTACGTCTTTGGAAGGAGGCCATATCATTGGAGAGCGAAAATAATGCGTATATACTCCTGAAAAGAGCAGTGGAGTGCATCCCACAGTGCATCGAGATGTGGATTGCCTTGGCTAGGTTATGCCCCTACAGTGAAGCCCAGAAGGTTCTAAACGAAGCGAGAAAAAAGATCCCAACAAGTGCAGAAATTTGGATCAATGCATCTAAGTTAGAAGAGAAACAAGGCAATAACAATATGGtagatattattattaaaaggTGTATAGAAAATTTGTCCTCCAAAAATGTGGTCTTCGAGAGAGACAAATGGCTGAAATTCGCAGAGGAGAGTGAGAAGTCCCAGTTTCCCCTTACATGTGAGAGCATCATCAGGAACACCATGAACATAGGGGTGGAGACACTCAATAAGAAGCGAATATACAAGCAGGACGCGGAAAACTGCATTAAGAACAAATCGATTCACACCGCTAGAGCGATTTATAATGAAGCGCTGaagatttttaaaacgaaGAAGTCTCTATGGTTAGCCTTGGCCAACCTAGAACTAGCGTATGGGAGCAAAGAAAGTGTAGAACAGGTGCTACAGAGGGCTGTAAAGAGCTGCCCCCACTCCAGTGTCCTCTGGTTAATGTATGCCAAGCAAAAGTGGCTAAACAACGAAATTGACAAAGCGAGGGAGATACTCGCAGAGTCATTTATGCACAATCAAAACACAGAAGTGATCTCCTTGGCGGCCATCAAACTGGAGAGAGAAAACAACGAATTTGATAGGGCCAGATTTTTACTAAAGAAATCTAGGGTTCAATGTAATACCCCCAAAATATGGATGCAGTCGATTCAGCTGGAAAGGCTACTGAGGAATTATAAGGACGCCAAGGAGCTCGCACGAGAAGCGTTGAAAATTCACAAACGGTTTGACAAACTGTACATGATTGCCGGGCAGATAGAGCTCGAGATGATGCGTGCTGAGGTGGATtccctcggggggggaggactcATCCACGAGAACGGCGTTGACACGGCGAGCTGCGCGCCCACCAGTTTTAGCAGCAACCACAGCCGGAGTGGCAGCAACGCGAGGAGCGTTCAAGAGGGCGGCTCCCcggaggggaagcagcaTCAGCCGCAGGCGAAGCAGCCGCAGGAGAAGCAGCCGCAGGAGAAGCAGCCGCAGGAGAAGCTGCCGCAGACGAAGCAACCGCAGCGAGAACCACCCCACGGTAGTAGCACTGCCAACCCGAGTGATCACTACAGCAGCGCCCAGAAAATATACGACGAGGGGCTGAGGCACTGCCCCGCCTCCATCAACCTCTGGCTGTGCGCCATAGACCTccaaatcgaaaaaaaaaactacaccTCAGCTAGGGCCCTAGTGGAGAAggccaaaataaaaatcaagAGCATCCACGCCGCCAACAGTAACAGCCACGTTTTGAAGAACAAGGAAATTATTGAGAGCAACGAATTTGCCTACGAAGAGGAGTTCAACAGGAACGGCGATGAGGATGCCAAGGGTGCGGCCAACGTGAATAACTTAGCAGGTGCGAAGAACGACTTGGGTAAAAATACCTCCATCGGTGCCCCCATCAATGCCTCCATCAGGGTCATCGAAAATTACGATTTGCTGTGGATCAAACTTATAGAGATAGAGTCGCACTGCAATAGGAATAACGTCAGTCCGGTCATTTCGGAGGCCCTGAAGGAATGCCCTTCCTCTGGCATCCTGTGGTCCAAGGCTATcgaatttgaaaataagAATCTGCAGAATAGCAAATCCGTTACCGCCTTTAACAACTGTGGGAACAACGCCTACGTCATTTTAACCGTGGCGAAGCTGTTTTGGCAGCACTTCAAAACGCAGAAGGCCAGGAAGTGGTTTTACCGCGTGATCAGCCTCAACCCGCACTTCGGCGACGGCTGGGCCACCTTCCTCGCCTTCGAGATCGACCAGCAGAACGAGGTAAACCAGAAGGACATCATCAACAAGTGCACCAAGGCGGAGCCAAACAGAG gcTACATGTGGAACAAAATCACCAAACGGGTCGAAAACTGGAGGCTCAAGTACCCGCAGAAGCTCTACAAGTACATCAAGGAGCTCTTCCCGGAAGtcttgaagaaaaaaatttcggaGCAAATATGGCACATCATTAGCGACGAGAATGTGGGCCTCCCCATTTCGCCCTCCAACCCCGCGgtggaagtggaagaagtggaagaagcggtggaagcggtagaagccgtagaagcggtggaagcggtagaagccgtagaagcggtggaagcgggCGGCACAGAACAGACGGACGACAAAACGCACTccgccaaaagggggaaagccAAGAGCGcagaaagaaaaacaaataaacgtAAAGGCACGaatgaagagggagaagagcCTGAAAAGGCCGACcgaaggaagcgaaaaaaatga